The following are encoded together in the Vibrio zhugei genome:
- a CDS encoding EAL domain-containing protein yields the protein MAGQTYQAIRYKQAQWRVVVVFVIGVLITMSGLFFWLRSEITAQAHQKAVTTIHHFDGIFTSIDDMAVQLKRYRSLPCRQLRQMMASQALHIPSSLAIEVKTPSGYCSSLNGNDSQPVLMLADSQVLGFSNGYSLPNVLYYRPDADTVVELNLRYFLERLAVAPTYVHLEMSFTRNQSINHMANETGSSLERLVVASPRYPYVFIATFQYLDMFEHNYVELMVALLCLITLPWLIARCYYRMLLNSDWLAKEIKLGIEQGEFKAYVQPIMDSQHRVIYGEVLVRWHHRQYGVIPPVEFIELLEKANLASLLSSTLFTQVIAKLTPHMRTQTHDFHLSFNLSAQQLLNRHIITDCQRFIQAMNNKRIHLILELTEREPVINSESVYTVYQELYQLGVRFAIDNFGVGNASLFYMQMFAVDYIKLDQKFIELIGSHSVYQEAIRHVLDLAKRLKIPSVAVGVENHQQFTYLQESGVDYYQGYLFSKPIPVNDFLNEWLI from the coding sequence GTGGCAGGTCAAACATATCAGGCTATCCGTTATAAGCAAGCTCAGTGGCGAGTAGTGGTTGTCTTTGTTATTGGCGTATTGATTACAATGAGTGGTCTGTTTTTTTGGTTACGCAGTGAGATAACAGCTCAAGCACACCAGAAAGCAGTGACAACGATTCATCATTTTGATGGCATCTTTACTTCCATTGATGATATGGCAGTGCAGCTCAAGCGATATCGTTCATTACCTTGTCGACAACTGCGTCAGATGATGGCGTCGCAAGCCTTACACATCCCTAGCAGTCTGGCTATCGAAGTGAAAACGCCCTCTGGTTACTGCAGTTCGCTTAATGGCAATGACTCCCAACCTGTCTTAATGCTAGCGGATTCTCAAGTGTTGGGTTTTTCGAACGGCTATTCACTACCAAACGTGCTCTATTATCGTCCTGATGCAGATACCGTCGTTGAATTGAATTTACGGTATTTTTTAGAACGTTTGGCCGTGGCGCCGACGTATGTTCATCTTGAGATGTCTTTTACTCGGAATCAGTCCATCAATCATATGGCCAATGAAACAGGTTCGTCATTGGAGCGCTTAGTGGTCGCGTCGCCACGTTATCCTTACGTGTTCATTGCGACATTTCAATACCTGGACATGTTTGAGCATAACTATGTTGAGCTGATGGTCGCCTTATTGTGTCTCATTACGCTCCCTTGGCTGATTGCTCGTTGCTATTATCGCATGTTATTAAACTCTGATTGGTTAGCAAAAGAGATAAAACTCGGGATTGAGCAGGGAGAGTTTAAAGCGTATGTACAGCCGATAATGGATAGCCAGCATCGTGTCATTTACGGTGAAGTCCTTGTTCGTTGGCATCACCGCCAGTATGGGGTGATTCCTCCCGTTGAATTTATCGAGTTGCTTGAAAAAGCCAATCTTGCCTCACTGTTGTCTTCGACGTTATTTACTCAAGTGATTGCCAAACTCACGCCGCACATGAGAACACAAACGCATGATTTTCATTTATCGTTTAATTTATCCGCACAGCAGCTCTTGAATCGGCACATTATTACTGACTGTCAGCGTTTTATTCAGGCAATGAATAATAAACGCATTCATCTTATTCTTGAATTAACCGAAAGAGAGCCCGTGATTAACAGCGAAAGTGTGTATACCGTCTATCAGGAGCTTTACCAATTAGGGGTACGGTTTGCGATTGATAATTTTGGCGTTGGCAATGCTAGCTTATTTTACATGCAAATGTTTGCAGTCGATTATATAAAGCTTGACCAAAAATTTATCGAGTTAATTGGGAGTCACAGTGTCTACCAGGAGGCGATTCGTCATGTGTTGGATTTAGCGAAGCGTTTGAAAATACCGAGTGTCGCGGTGGGCGTGGAAAATCATCAGCAGTTTACCTATCTGCAAGAGTCGGGCGTGGATTACTACCAAGGGTATCTCTTTAGTAAACCCATACCGGTCAATGATTTTTTGAATGAGTGGTTGATATGA
- a CDS encoding NADH:flavin oxidoreductase/NADH oxidase, with product MATLFSPLNVGSITLNNRIIIAPMCMYSAQQGVVQPWHHQHYGMLAQSGAGLLIVEASAISSEGRISYADSGIYNSKCEQAWRDVVDDVHRYSDIPMVMQIGHAGRKASTDLPWNGGAPIAPVQENGWQTIAPSALPYAEQDPLPRAMTEQDIEQLISQFVQAAQRAYQAGFAGVEIHAAHGYLLHQFLSPLSNQRTDIYGGSLDNRMRLTLAVYDAIKAALPADFVIGIRISASDWAEGGWDIEQSIALSKALDARGCDYMHVSSAGLTSQQRIDVGPNYQVGFAEDIKQHVDMPVIAVGLITEPQQAEDIVSGGQADAIALARGILYDPRWPWHAAAELGATVQAAPQYLRCQPHGLTSLLTQ from the coding sequence ATGGCAACGTTATTTAGCCCACTCAACGTAGGCTCCATCACGCTCAACAATCGCATCATTATTGCGCCTATGTGCATGTATTCGGCCCAACAAGGCGTTGTGCAACCATGGCATCATCAGCATTATGGTATGCTCGCCCAATCCGGTGCCGGTCTGTTGATTGTCGAGGCAAGTGCCATTTCTTCTGAGGGACGAATTTCCTATGCCGACTCTGGCATTTATAACTCGAAGTGTGAACAAGCATGGCGAGACGTCGTCGATGACGTTCATCGCTATTCTGACATCCCAATGGTGATGCAAATCGGCCATGCTGGACGCAAAGCTTCCACCGATTTACCATGGAATGGTGGCGCGCCAATTGCTCCTGTACAGGAAAACGGTTGGCAAACGATCGCGCCTAGTGCCTTGCCCTATGCAGAGCAAGACCCTCTTCCGCGAGCTATGACAGAACAAGACATTGAACAGCTGATTTCCCAGTTTGTTCAGGCGGCCCAGCGTGCTTATCAAGCCGGTTTTGCTGGCGTAGAAATTCATGCGGCTCACGGCTACTTGCTCCATCAATTTCTGTCACCGCTCAGCAACCAACGTACCGACATCTATGGCGGTTCACTTGATAACCGCATGCGCCTAACGTTAGCGGTTTATGATGCGATTAAAGCTGCCCTACCGGCTGATTTCGTGATTGGGATCCGTATTAGTGCCAGTGATTGGGCCGAAGGTGGCTGGGATATTGAGCAAAGCATCGCTTTATCCAAAGCGTTAGATGCTCGTGGATGTGATTACATGCACGTCTCAAGTGCTGGATTAACCTCACAACAACGCATTGACGTCGGCCCTAACTATCAAGTGGGCTTCGCAGAAGACATCAAACAACATGTCGATATGCCGGTGATTGCTGTTGGCTTGATTACTGAACCGCAACAGGCCGAAGACATCGTATCCGGAGGCCAAGCCGATGCGATTGCCCTCGCGCGTGGCATTCTATATGACCCACGCTGGCCGTGGCATGCTGCTGCTGAACTCGGAGCAACAGTGCAAGCCGCGCCTCAATATTTACGCTGTCAACCACATGGACTGACTTCATTACTCACTCAGTAA
- the mqo gene encoding malate dehydrogenase (quinone), giving the protein MKKESGHNGMNQRNSEILEQPIDVVLIGGGIMSATLGTFLHQLEPNWNIQLFERMSDIAEESSNGWNNAGTGHSALAEMNYTPEQSNGEINTDKATNIYEQFQLSRQFWAYLVNQGIIQSPQSFINSVPHMSFVWGEENVRFLRKRYQALQRNPLFDGMAYSEDYDQIKSWVPIIMKDRDPSQPIAATRMRIGTDVNFGALTHSMLDYLQQSEHFQCTTNHEVKALSQNAQGHWAITVYDRDKQTTKTVTAKFVFIGAGGASLTLLQKSGIPEAKQYGGFPVGGQFLVTDNPELVSQHAAKVYGKASVGAPPMSVPHLDTRVIDGKRYLLFGPFASFSSKFLKNSSLWDLFSSVNPSNVLPMAQVGFKNFDLVKYLMSQLRQSNSDRLNALKDFFPNAKPEDWSLWQAGQRVQIIKKEADSGGQLRLGTELVTSQDRSITALLGASPGASTSASIMLNLLQTCFADKMATPEWQEKVRQMIPSHGQSLKDNPSLHHEILLSTSKTLQLEHHLLDKESEPVDILNEESHFA; this is encoded by the coding sequence ATGAAAAAAGAATCTGGTCACAACGGAATGAACCAGCGTAACTCTGAGATCCTTGAGCAACCAATTGATGTCGTTCTTATCGGGGGCGGTATAATGAGTGCGACTCTCGGTACCTTTCTGCACCAATTGGAACCCAATTGGAATATACAATTGTTTGAACGCATGAGTGACATTGCTGAAGAAAGTTCAAATGGTTGGAATAACGCTGGAACTGGGCACTCTGCTTTAGCGGAAATGAATTACACGCCAGAGCAAAGTAATGGTGAAATTAATACAGATAAAGCCACCAACATTTACGAGCAATTTCAATTGTCGCGTCAATTTTGGGCGTATTTAGTCAATCAAGGTATTATTCAATCGCCGCAATCCTTCATTAATAGCGTTCCTCATATGAGTTTCGTTTGGGGAGAAGAGAACGTACGCTTCTTACGTAAACGGTATCAAGCACTGCAACGCAATCCATTGTTTGATGGTATGGCGTACTCGGAAGATTATGATCAAATCAAATCTTGGGTACCGATTATCATGAAGGATCGTGATCCCTCTCAACCGATTGCGGCAACACGGATGCGCATCGGTACCGATGTCAACTTTGGTGCCTTAACTCACTCAATGCTCGACTATCTGCAACAGTCTGAGCACTTTCAATGCACGACCAATCACGAAGTCAAAGCGCTCTCACAAAATGCGCAAGGCCATTGGGCGATTACTGTCTATGACCGAGACAAACAGACCACCAAGACGGTGACGGCAAAGTTCGTCTTCATAGGTGCTGGCGGGGCTTCATTAACCTTGTTGCAAAAATCCGGTATTCCGGAAGCGAAGCAATATGGTGGCTTCCCTGTCGGAGGGCAATTCCTCGTCACTGATAACCCAGAACTGGTCAGCCAACACGCCGCCAAGGTGTATGGTAAAGCCTCGGTGGGAGCCCCACCCATGTCCGTCCCGCATTTAGACACACGGGTCATTGATGGTAAACGGTATTTACTCTTCGGGCCTTTTGCGAGTTTTTCCAGTAAGTTCTTGAAAAACAGTTCGCTTTGGGACTTATTTTCATCAGTAAACCCTTCGAATGTCTTACCGATGGCGCAAGTCGGATTCAAGAACTTCGATTTGGTGAAATATTTAATGTCACAACTGCGACAAAGTAATAGCGACAGGTTAAATGCCCTAAAAGATTTCTTCCCGAACGCCAAACCGGAAGATTGGTCATTATGGCAAGCGGGACAACGTGTCCAAATTATTAAAAAAGAAGCCGATTCGGGTGGGCAGCTGCGCCTAGGAACCGAACTTGTCACCTCGCAGGATCGTAGTATTACGGCATTGTTAGGAGCCTCTCCAGGCGCTTCAACCTCTGCTTCGATCATGCTGAACTTATTACAAACGTGTTTTGCAGATAAAATGGCGACGCCTGAGTGGCAAGAGAAGGTGAGACAAATGATCCCATCTCACGGACAAAGCCTGAAAGACAATCCAAGCTTGCATCACGAAATATTACTGAGTACCAGCAAAACTCTGCAACTTGAGCATCACCTACTCGATAAAGAGAGTGAACCGGTTGACATTCTTAATGAAGAATCGCACTTCGCCTAA
- a CDS encoding MHYT domain-containing protein yields the protein MTAWHSSSFDVAHYELIEKSYSQTMIVLAFVIALLTTYLCMSVVENSWHDKQSRSLRRWQAYSSTLFSIGGWGCFYLGILALQLPIDSEFHIEYILLSLVPALVGGWIGFGILKSLSFTLSEVVLSAFSFTCGLAAMMLVAHWALDIEGQVVFYPKLLFWSFVPTFLLCGISLFLVKLHHRTKSIDRVRRVVISSLFGLAIFSFPYTVLQSIDVYHREEVNGMPHVPLYAMTVMALLILSILATLIVGHKLFYRVGSVTPITVEDDEDVRWKKEKNIIDGFSDGVVIVDPEGGISHMNEAAKTLFAYGETDTLPLSINELMPDFQLNRTLYPTQTAADNGLSQQTSVKACTGDSIACEFTVTPVAHRQEGCFYIVLRRLQHTSE from the coding sequence ATGACCGCTTGGCATAGCTCGTCGTTTGATGTGGCACATTATGAGTTAATAGAGAAAAGTTATTCTCAGACTATGATTGTGCTGGCTTTCGTTATTGCACTTCTTACTACCTATCTATGCATGTCGGTGGTTGAAAACAGTTGGCATGACAAACAATCACGCTCTCTTAGGCGCTGGCAAGCCTACAGCAGTACGCTGTTTAGTATTGGCGGTTGGGGGTGTTTCTATTTAGGCATACTGGCACTGCAGCTGCCCATTGATAGTGAATTTCATATTGAATATATCTTACTTTCTTTAGTTCCTGCGTTAGTGGGAGGGTGGATAGGGTTTGGTATTCTTAAGTCTCTCAGCTTTACGTTATCGGAAGTCGTATTAAGTGCCTTCTCGTTTACTTGTGGCTTAGCGGCGATGATGCTGGTGGCTCATTGGGCTTTGGATATCGAGGGTCAGGTGGTGTTCTATCCTAAATTATTGTTTTGGTCATTCGTGCCCACATTCTTGCTCTGTGGTATTTCGCTCTTTTTAGTGAAATTGCACCACAGAACGAAAAGCATCGACCGAGTGAGACGCGTTGTTATCTCAAGCTTATTCGGTCTCGCGATTTTCAGCTTTCCTTATACGGTATTGCAATCGATCGATGTGTATCATCGCGAGGAAGTCAATGGGATGCCTCATGTTCCCCTATACGCCATGACAGTGATGGCGCTGCTGATTTTATCTATTCTTGCTACGTTAATTGTCGGGCATAAATTGTTTTATCGTGTGGGTAGTGTGACCCCGATAACCGTTGAGGACGATGAAGATGTGCGTTGGAAGAAGGAAAAAAATATCATCGATGGCTTTTCTGATGGTGTGGTGATTGTCGACCCAGAAGGGGGCATCTCCCATATGAATGAGGCCGCGAAAACGTTATTTGCTTATGGTGAAACCGACACTCTACCACTGTCAATTAATGAATTGATGCCGGATTTTCAATTGAATCGAACACTTTACCCTACACAAACGGCAGCGGACAACGGGTTGAGCCAGCAGACCTCGGTCAAAGCGTGTACTGGTGACAGCATTGCATGTGAATTTACTGTAACGCCTGTCGCTCACCGCCAAGAAGGGTGTTTCTATATTGTATTGAGACGATTACAGCACACCAGCGAATAA
- a CDS encoding protein disulfide oxidoreductase, with protein MQHGYLKKIVYSCVFFLSLMSIGIATDAWHDKTLPVTQKKIVMTNTQGQQVDIKALSQHQPVTLYFWGSWCNSCRLVTPSVRWLSHQYPTIGIAVMSGDNEHMRQYLDSHRPDYWIVNDPNKRISHQWQVSKAPTILIIYKNKVRFVTQGLVSPIGLWLRDWLAKHS; from the coding sequence ATGCAACACGGATATCTCAAAAAAATCGTGTACTCTTGCGTGTTTTTCCTCTCTCTTATGAGCATCGGTATCGCGACAGATGCATGGCACGACAAAACGCTGCCCGTCACACAAAAAAAAATCGTCATGACCAACACCCAAGGCCAACAGGTGGACATTAAAGCACTCAGCCAACATCAACCAGTGACCTTATATTTTTGGGGATCATGGTGTAACAGCTGCCGGTTAGTGACTCCAAGTGTTCGTTGGTTAAGTCATCAATACCCCACCATCGGGATTGCGGTCATGTCAGGTGACAATGAGCACATGCGTCAATACCTTGATTCGCACCGTCCTGACTATTGGATTGTCAACGACCCGAACAAACGAATTAGTCATCAATGGCAAGTGTCAAAAGCCCCCACCATCCTCATTATTTATAAAAACAAAGTCCGCTTTGTGACTCAAGGACTGGTCAGCCCGATCGGACTTTGGCTCAGAGATTGGTTAGCCAAACATTCGTAA